Proteins found in one Plasmodium chabaudi chabaudi strain AS genome assembly, chromosome: 5 genomic segment:
- a CDS encoding mRNA-decapping enzyme subunit 1, putative — MKKKNNVPTNHGKMKNAVSRYDMNCSYNYNEHKSNNKSGKNSITAGDMSNYKAYDSGGGYNNNSAYIHGSMINNNNYHYSYNLKHNKNSYIYDYNSYASRKMYEYKDKHKGQTNGVSTKSGNNNDINNSGTNEVTQKLNDGISKTNKEIGNSAPKDDKKKDGTVSNKENNKNGSIGIIPDNISMNNLENKKKDENISEEMSLLREKICFKMLKSIDIYITEIIMKSCFVTVYKMNENELKWKRADIEGFLYIVKRSLKPFYRLIITNKKNENHLLEDINSNMNLSTDQNYIFYKILNEENKSKSIYSLWFYSTEEKEKIYSVLKNIVGNISKEQKGKKNKQSYANSEQYILTTNEDNPMTTVSRNSIANYNKSVNFILSKGDNNTVNNAENGSDENEPRTNDNDMLLVPNSEVPSIDNLKNINNWYDENSINKETMKSIEHQYHSIGSVNLLDDQITNINVSNNEMDGNNINSFGLVKKESILKNNEINKKNKIVGSHTHDNSSINGNEHFMDMLIRPMKNQNMDYGHPLDVSNNESGDSILSTDKSKLCENYNNVKMGSHQNMQEYNDKAGRKLLYLIKGLSNDDKKDELGKKYSQDTHYDKQIVGNNNGVCKMKNNLSDDKTNYFPKEITGKTGGEAIMNLLGLNKNNNQKEERDDMSMLDMGRNIRMVDNELIRIGEKSNNDNDEDENGEIKSVRDRMKMNKNGNNSNSSSISHFNENEIPERDILINNMMKNGNLNNSYNNINMKKLSYQKRESLEMLEHNKEYILNNEHTCNNNNNNNMYAYYKNMYNDNECNNKKLDDNESVENNYYNKDINMLCNNSHDEKAMTNALLDIMKLASNKAMNDQQKSNFKNTESHTVNNTNKPIHNNYIDSYDVLLKMQNSMENEDNMTNSIVNRIPNTNSYAYNNNLMNKHENKQYNSKHENYGDHNNMDDFKNKNIILNKNTVYNVIKETLQSEEFINLIWENLLKSAKFT, encoded by the coding sequence atgaaaaaaaaaaataacgtCCCCACAAATCACggcaaaatgaaaaacgCTGTGAGTCGTTATGATATGAActgttcatataattataatgaacACAAGAGCAATAATAAGAGTGggaaaaatagtataacaGCAGGAGATATGAGTAACTATAAGGCTTATGATAGTGGAGGGGgatataacaataattcAGCTTATATCCATGGAAGtatgataaataataataattatcattattcatataatttaaaacataataaaaattcttaTATCTATGATTATAATTCGTATGCCTCAAGGAAAATGTATGAATATAAAGACAAGCATAAAGGACAGACAAATGGAGTCAGCACCAAAAGTgggaataataatgatatcaATAATAGTGGCACTAATGAAGTTACTCAAAAGTTAAATGATGGTATAtctaaaacaaataaagaaattggAAATAGTGCACCAAAAGATGATAAGAAAAAAGACGGAACAGtttcaaataaagaaaataataaaaatgggtCAATAGGAATAATACCTGATAATATAAGTATGaataatttagaaaataaaaagaaagatgaaaatataagtgAAGAAATGAGTTTACTTCGAGAAAAgatatgttttaaaatgcTAAAAagtatagatatatatataactgaaattattatgaaatcCTGTTTTGTAAcagtatataaaatgaacgaaaatgaattaaagTGGAAAAGAGCAGATATAGAAggttttctttatattgtAAAAAGGTCTTTAAAACCTTTTTATAGattaattataacaaataaaaaaaatgaaaatcatTTATTAGAAGATATTAATAGTAATATGAATTTATCAACAgatcaaaattatattttttataaaattttgaatgaagaaaataaatcaaaaagtatatatagttTATGGTTTTATAGTAcagaagaaaaagaaaaaatatattccgttttaaaaaatatagttgGAAACATATCGAAAGAACagaaaggaaaaaaaaataaacaatcaTATGCTAATTCagaacaatatattttaactaCTAATGAAGATAATCCAATGACTACTGTTTCAAGAAATAGTATTgctaattataataaaagcgttaattttattttatcaaaaggtgataataatacagTTAATAATGCAGAAAATGGTTCGGACGAAAATGAGCCCCGTACTAATGATAATGACATGTTGCTTGTACCTAACTCTGAAGTACCAAGTAtagataatttaaaaaatataaataactggtatgatgaaaatagcataaataaagaaacaaTGAAAAGTATAGAACATCAATATCATTCTATAGGTAGTGTAAACCTATTAGATGATCAAATAACGAACATAAATGTGagtaataatgaaatggatggtaataatattaatagttTTGGTCttgttaaaaaagaatctatacttaaaaataatgaaataaataaaaaaaataaaatagtagGATCCCATACGCATGATAATAGTAGTATAAATGGAAATGAACATTTTATGGATATGTTAATTCGACCAatgaaaaatcaaaatatggATTATGGGCATCCTCTTGATGTTAGTAATAATGAAAGTGGTGATAGTATCTTAAGTACTGATAAAAGTAAACTAtgtgaaaattataataatgtaaaaatggGATCACATCAAAATATGCAAGAATATAATGACAAAGCAGGCcgtaaattattatatcttaTTAAAGGTCTATCAAATGACgataaaaaagatgaattgggaaaaaaatattcacaaGATACACATTATGATAAACAGATTGtaggaaataataatggggtatgtaaaatgaaaaataatttatctgatgataaaacaaattattttcccAAAGAAATTACTGGAAAAACAGGTGGAGAAGCTATTATGAATTTGTTGggattaaataaaaataataatcaaaaaGAAGAACGAGATGATATGTCGATGTTAGACATGGGTAGAAATATTAGGATGGTTGATAATGAACTTATAAGAATTGGAGAGAAAAGTAATAATGACAATGATGAAGATGAAAATGGTGAAATCAAAAGTGTAAGAGATagaatgaaaatgaataaaaatggaaataatagtaatagcTCAAGTATATCTCactttaatgaaaatgaaataccTGAAAGagatattttaataaataatatgatgaaaaatggaaatttaaataattcatataataatattaatatgaaaaagttAAGTTATCAAAAAAGAGAATCACTAGAGATGCTTGAACACAATAAAGAGTACATACTAAACAATGAACATACttgcaataataataataacaacaaTATGTATgcttattataaaaatatgtataacgATAATgaatgtaataataaaaaattagatgATAATGAATCggttgaaaataattattataataaagatataaatatgttatgtaataatagtCACGATGAAAAAGCTATGACAAATGCATTGTTAGATATTATGAAATTAGCATCAAATAAAGCTATGAATGATCAACAAAAATcgaattttaaaaatactgAATCACATACtgtaaataatacaaataaacctatacataataattatatagatTCCTATGAtgttttgttaaaaatgcaaaacTCAATGGAAAATGAAGACAATATGACAAATTCGATTGTAAACCGAATACCAAACACTAAttcatatgcatataataacaatttaaTGAACAAGcatgaaaataaacaatataatagtaaacatgaaaattatggtgatcataataatatggacgattttaaaaataaaaatataattctaAACAAAAATACTGTATATAATGTAATTAAAGAAACATTACAATCTGAAGAATTTATAAACCTTATATGGGAGAATTTATTGAAAAGCGCTa
- a CDS encoding ribosome maturation factor RimM, putative — protein sequence MIKCFGKLRGTIILFSFLLFAETWVSSLAWNKTSKTGSSPLVRDIPFLNDYKKIEGKNAYTKRGKPHAEPYQHTKDVQNKSKKHTKRHLFSFFLKYDTLSYLNKANVRNKTFSSNHNIKHRNIFGKIQTNEKNILGMHIYCSDENNNITNSDNSNCDSTKKETSEIDTSQNSIEDKQNNVLSNEDKQEERNKKRQFLTDTKYYKRSKYSKAGKIKEININNNAIYDNNQIFDNIIKNDDNILTYVESFEDLENLKNKNNKINNINNSNTNLPDVLIKNYYADSMRPNDLDLIKKDNNYLENNINTNSQTNQTKSINKNNISFMNEFSVIGEIVGVHGLQGCLKVVSFTTFNDIRFKENSYRYLFMNSYPYPVPIKITYVKESLKIGFLYIKIEKIYSRTDALRLKGCLICDDKRDFPDIGENKYISTDLLNFDIHIFNDPTNMPIGTVFSFVSKYDYICNKSVQDISEDLIKIELNKNVSISKIFNILKASRASENTEDLKKKHAPVKVLINRKNFNLYQTEENITKENYDKDESDKIKGDKNYYDSLENFEGYSYKKIYKCEFCDDIYDNLKEATEHENSHFQHDEEMLFHSSESNANKESLYELTEDELKNIKKKINYFFVPIVKEKTIRLVHYEHKKIYLDISTIFLLDNPK from the exons atgataaaatgtTTTGGAAAATTGAGAGGAACAATTATTCTGTTTAGTTTTCTTTTGTTTGCTGAGACCTGGGTCAGTAGTCTGGCCTGGAATAAAACATCAAAAACAGGCAGTTCACCATTGGTTAGGGATataccatttttaaatgattataaaaaaattgaaggaaaaaatgcatatacaaaaaGAGGCAAGCCACATGCAGAACCATATCAACACACAAAGGATGTGCAAAATAAGAGTAAGAAGCATACGAAAAgacatttattttctttttttttaaaatatgacaCACTTTCATATTTGAACAAAGCCAATGTGAGAAATAAAACTTTTTCAAGTAACCACAACATAAAAcatagaaatatttttgggAAAATtcaaacaaatgaaaaaaacatcttaggtatgcatatatattgttcagacgaaaataataatataacaaatagTGATAATAGCAATTGTGATAGTACAAAAAAGGAAACATCAGAAATCGACACCTCTCAAAATTCTATAGaagataaacaaaataatgttttGTCAAATGAAGATAAACAAGAAGAACGAAATAAGAAGAGACAATTTTTGACagatacaaaatattacaaGCGGAGCAAATATTCTAAAGCggggaaaataaaagaaataaatataaataataatgcaatatatgataataatcaaatttttgacaatatcataaaaaatgatgataatatattgacATATGTAGAATCATTTGAAGATttggaaaatttaaaaaataaaaataacaaaataaataatataaacaatagTAATACTAATCTTCCGgatgttttaataaaaaattattatgcaGATTCAATGAGACCAAATGATCTAGatcttattaaaaaagataataattatttagaaaataatataaatactaaTTCGCAAACAAATCAAACTAAAagtataaacaaaaataatatttcatttatgaATGAGTTTTCTGTTATTGGTGAGATAGTAGGAGTACATGGATTACAGGGATGTCTAAAAGTAGTGAGTTTCACCACATTTAATGATATTCgatttaaagaaaatagtTATCGTTACCTTTTTATGAATTCCTATCCATATCCTGTACCAATAAAAATCACATATGTAAAAGaatcattaaaaattggatttctttatattaaaattgaaaaaatatattcacgAACGGATGCCTTAAGATTAAAAGGTTGTCTTATATGTGATGATAAAAGAGATTTTCCAGATATtggtgaaaataaatatatatctacaGATTTACtaaattttgatatacacatttttaatgatCCCACTAATATGCCAATAGGGActgttttttcttttgtttcTAAATATGACTACATATGTAATAAATCAGTGCAAGATATTTCTGAagatttaattaaaattgagcttaataaaaatgtatcaataagcaaaatattcaatattttaaagGCTAGCCGAGCTAGCGAAAATACGgaagatttaaaaaaaaaacatgcaCCTGTTAAGGTACTTATCAACcgtaaaaattttaatctTTATCAAAcggaagaaaatataactaaagaaaattatgacAAAGATGAATCagacaaaataaaaggagacaaaaattattatgactcattagaaaattttgaaggatattcatataaaaaaatttataaatgtgAATTTTGTGATGATAtttatgataatttaaaagaagCAACGGAACATGAAAATTCACATTTTCAACATGACGAAGAGATGCTGTTTCATTCGTCTGAATCCAATGCCAATAAGGAATCCCTTTATGAATTGACTGAAGATGAATTaaagaatattaaaaaaaaaattaacta TTTCTTTGTTCCCAtagtaaaagaaaaaacaataagACTGGTACATTATGagcacaaaaaaatttaccTAGATATATCCACAATCTTTTTGCTAGACAACCCCAAATAA